The Gloeocapsa sp. PCC 73106 genome has a window encoding:
- the trpD gene encoding anthranilate phosphoribosyltransferase, with amino-acid sequence MDNWSDFLQQLLERRSLEETQASQLMEGWIQQEIPPVLSGAILAALNAKGFSPEELAGLARVLQKQSLQNTVINYTEPVIDTCGTGGDGASTFNISTAVAFVVAAGGVKVAKHGNRSASSKVGSADVLEHLGVNLAAAPDRVQAALTQVGITFLFAPGWHPALKSVAPLRQALKVRTIFNLLGPLVNPLRPNGQVIGVYSAQFLESMAQALQLLGLPRAIVLHGREKLDEVGLGAPTDLAILYQGKVSLAVLNPSALGITPQPLSALRGGDVIENATILQEVLQGKGTSAQQDAVALNASLAFQVAGLVPELDHQGGVVLAREVLGSGAAWSKLTELVSFLG; translated from the coding sequence ATGGACAATTGGTCTGACTTTCTGCAACAACTACTTGAGCGGCGCTCTCTTGAGGAAACACAAGCTTCACAATTGATGGAGGGTTGGATCCAACAAGAAATTCCCCCCGTACTCTCAGGAGCTATTTTAGCCGCTCTTAACGCTAAAGGCTTTTCCCCTGAAGAATTGGCGGGTCTAGCTCGAGTACTACAAAAACAGTCTTTACAAAATACAGTAATCAATTATACAGAACCCGTCATCGACACCTGTGGCACAGGAGGAGATGGTGCGTCCACCTTTAATATATCCACAGCCGTGGCTTTTGTGGTGGCTGCAGGAGGTGTTAAAGTAGCTAAACACGGTAATCGTTCCGCTTCAAGTAAAGTAGGCTCAGCTGATGTTTTAGAACATTTAGGAGTTAATTTAGCCGCAGCTCCAGATAGGGTACAAGCCGCCCTTACCCAAGTGGGTATTACCTTTTTGTTCGCACCGGGTTGGCACCCCGCCTTAAAAAGTGTAGCACCATTGCGTCAAGCCCTAAAAGTGCGCACCATTTTTAACTTGTTAGGACCTCTAGTCAATCCCCTACGTCCCAATGGTCAAGTTATCGGTGTCTACAGCGCACAATTTTTAGAAAGTATGGCTCAAGCGCTGCAGTTATTGGGGTTACCGAGAGCGATCGTACTACATGGTCGAGAAAAGTTAGACGAAGTGGGTTTAGGTGCGCCCACAGATTTAGCAATTCTGTACCAGGGTAAAGTTAGTTTAGCTGTGCTCAATCCCTCGGCATTGGGAATCACACCTCAACCCCTCAGCGCCCTCAGAGGGGGAGATGTAATTGAAAATGCTACTATTTTGCAAGAGGTTTTACAAGGAAAGGGGACTTCTGCTCAACAAGACGCTGTAGCCCTTAACGCTAGTTTAGCCTTTCAAGTAGCGGGTTTGGTACCAGAGTTAGATCATCAAGGAGGTGTAGTTCTAGCTCGAGAGGTACTCGGTAGCGGTGCAGCTTGGTCAAAATTGACGGAATTAGTAAGCTTTCTCGGCTAA
- the hemB gene encoding porphobilinogen synthase encodes MFPITRPRRLRQNPQLRRMVRETVVTTNDLVYPLFAVPGESVAVEVKSMPGVYQLSVDKIVTEAQEVYDLGIPAVILFGIPAEKDNEATGAWHDHGIVQKAATAIKEAVPDLIVIADTCLCEYTPHGHCGYLEIGDFSGRVLNDPTLELLKKTAVSQAKAGADIIAPSGMMDGFVGAIRSALDEAGYSHTLILSYTAKYSSAYYGPFRDAAESSPQFGDRRTYQMDPANAQEALKEVELDISEGADMLMVKPALAYLDIIWRVKSMTNLPVAAYNVSGEYSLIKAAALNGWIDEKAVTLETLTSFKRAGADLILTYHAKDAARWLAEKAY; translated from the coding sequence ATGTTTCCCATTACTCGTCCTCGTCGTTTGCGTCAAAATCCTCAACTACGCCGGATGGTGCGTGAAACCGTTGTCACCACCAATGACTTAGTCTATCCTCTTTTTGCGGTCCCTGGAGAGTCAGTAGCGGTAGAGGTTAAATCGATGCCGGGGGTATATCAACTTTCTGTAGATAAAATTGTAACAGAGGCGCAGGAAGTTTACGATTTAGGCATTCCCGCAGTAATTTTGTTTGGTATTCCTGCCGAAAAAGATAACGAAGCTACTGGAGCGTGGCACGATCATGGTATTGTTCAAAAAGCCGCCACTGCTATTAAAGAAGCCGTCCCAGATTTAATCGTGATCGCTGATACTTGTTTATGCGAGTATACTCCCCATGGTCATTGTGGTTACTTGGAGATAGGGGATTTTAGCGGTAGAGTTTTAAACGATCCGACTTTAGAATTACTCAAAAAGACTGCTGTTTCCCAAGCTAAAGCGGGAGCAGATATTATCGCTCCTTCGGGGATGATGGACGGTTTTGTGGGTGCGATTCGTAGTGCTTTAGACGAAGCGGGTTATAGCCATACCCTCATCCTGTCTTATACAGCTAAGTATTCTTCTGCTTACTATGGACCTTTTCGCGATGCAGCGGAATCATCGCCCCAATTTGGCGATCGCCGTACCTATCAGATGGATCCAGCCAACGCCCAAGAAGCCCTGAAAGAGGTAGAACTAGATATTAGCGAGGGAGCGGATATGTTAATGGTTAAACCCGCTCTAGCTTATTTAGACATCATCTGGAGGGTAAAAAGCATGACTAATCTGCCCGTAGCCGCTTATAATGTTTCGGGGGAATATTCCCTGATTAAAGCCGCGGCGCTCAATGGTTGGATTGACGAAAAAGCCGTTACTTTAGAAACCCTGACCAGTTTTAAACGCGCTGGTGCTGATTTGATTCTGACTTACCACGCCAAAGACGCAGCGCGCTGGTTAGCCGAGAAAGCTTACTAA